The following coding sequences lie in one Rutidosis leptorrhynchoides isolate AG116_Rl617_1_P2 chromosome 4, CSIRO_AGI_Rlap_v1, whole genome shotgun sequence genomic window:
- the LOC139845591 gene encoding monothiol glutaredoxin-S15, mitochondrial-like produces the protein MATKALSNMLFNKFRSIQSVSASASVSGAFLQQGMRFSTSVPNDPDTHDDFKPTNKLENTDLTLKDIVEQDVKDNSVMIYMKGDPEQPRCGFSSLAVRVLSQYRVPIHSRNILEDPELKNAVKAFSTWPTFPQIFINGEFIGGSDIILNMHQNGELKEKLKTISSE, from the exons ATGGCAACTAAGGCGTTATCAAATATGCTATTCAACAAATTTAGGTCAATTCAATCTGTTAGTGCATCCGCATCG GTCTCTGGAGCATTTTTGCAGCAGGGGATGCGGTTTTCGACAAGTGTGCCAAATGATCCTGATACTCATGATGATTTTAAGCCTACTAATAAGCTGGAGAATACTGATCTTACTCTGAAGGACATCGTTGAGCAG GATGTGAAGGATAACAGTGTGATGATTTACATGAAAGGGGATCCAGAACAACCACGTTGTGGGTTCAGCTCGTTAGCAGTGAGAGTACTGAGTCAATATC GAGTTCCTATACATTCTAGAAACATATTGGAAGACCCTGAGCTTAAGAATGCCGTAAAAGCTTTCAG CACGTGGCCAACGTTTCCTCAGATATTCATCAATGGAGAATTTATAGGAGGATCGGACATTATCCTCAATATGCATCAG AACGGGGAACTGAAGGAGAAGCTAAAGACAATATCCTCAGAGTAG
- the LOC139845592 gene encoding cytochrome c oxidase subunit 5b-1, mitochondrial-like isoform X2, translating to MWRRVSSKLLALRSAAGPNRIFTPSLSQATLRPSATIVYRHFSGNVSKKVEDVMPIATGHEREELEAELQGRDILDINHPEGPFGTKEAPAVVKSYYDQRIVGCPGAEGGEFFFCNSVDCMI from the exons ATGTGGAGACGAGTCTCATCTAAACTATTAGCTCTACGATCTGCCGCCGGACCAAATCGTATCTTTACTCCGTCGCTTTCTCAGGCGACTCTCCGTCCGTCCGCGACTATCGTATATCGTCATTTTTCAG GAAATGTTTCTAAGAAAGTTGAAGATGTGATGCCTATTGCCACTGGTCATGAGCGTGAAGAGCTTGAAGCTGAGCTTcag GGACGAGATATTCTGGATATCAATCATCCTGAAGGTCCTTTTGGTACCAAG GAAGCTCCTGCTGTGGTCAAATCTTACTATGATCAAAGAATTGTTGGTTGCCCTGGGGCAGAAGGTGGTGAGTTCTTTTTCTGTAACTCTGTGGATTGTATGATTTGA
- the LOC139845592 gene encoding cytochrome c oxidase subunit 5b-1, mitochondrial-like isoform X1 yields MWRRVSSKLLALRSAAGPNRIFTPSLSQATLRPSATIVYRHFSGNVSKKVEDVMPIATGHEREELEAELQGRDILDINHPEGPFGTKATPAVVKSYYDQRIVGCPGAEGGEFFFCNSVDCMI; encoded by the exons ATGTGGAGACGAGTCTCATCTAAACTATTAGCTCTACGATCTGCCGCCGGACCAAATCGTATCTTTACTCCGTCGCTTTCTCAGGCGACTCTCCGTCCGTCCGCGACTATCGTATATCGTCATTTTTCAG GAAATGTTTCTAAGAAAGTTGAAGATGTGATGCCTATTGCCACTGGTCATGAGCGTGAAGAGCTTGAAGCTGAGCTTcag GGACGAGATATTCTGGATATCAATCATCCTGAAGGTCCTTTTGGTACCAAGGCAA CTCCTGCTGTGGTCAAATCTTACTATGATCAAAGAATTGTTGGTTGCCCTGGGGCAGAAGGTGGTGAGTTCTTTTTCTGTAACTCTGTGGATTGTATGATTTGA
- the LOC139842908 gene encoding BIIDXI-like protein At5g11420, whose protein sequence is MQNLSAFLVVVLLCATSNAVLSFTDGILPNGAFEQGPKPHQLKGTRVIDPKAIPNWELTGFVEYIKSGQTQGDMLLVVPDGAFAIRLGQDASVKTKVKVKKGLFYSMTFNVARTCAQEEKLNVSVLPNSEAKDWGILPMQTIYSSNGWDTYSWGFLAEANNIEIVIHHPIGDEKDPACGPLIDSIALKALFPPRRTNVNMLKNGDFEEGPFVLPKTDNGGVLIPPNIEDDHSPLPGWMIESLKAVKYLDAEHYAIPKGKRAVELIAGKESAIAQVVMTTPGKVYALSFLVGDANNGCVGSMIVEAFAGKSTLQVPYESKGKGGFKQAVLKFRAVTTRTRIRFLSTFYQIKVDGSLCGPIIDDVRLVGVRYAKHG, encoded by the exons ATGCAGAACCTCTCTGCATTCTTAGTGGTGGTGCTACTCTGTGCAACCTCCAATGCTGTTCTATCTTTCACTGACG GAATATTGCCAAATGGAGCGTTTGAACAAGGCCCAAAACCTCACCAGTTAAAGGGTACTAGAGTGATTGACCCAAAGGCAATACCAAACTGGGAACTCACCGGGTTCGTAGAGTACATTAAATCGGGCCAGACACAAGGAGACATGTTATTAGTAGTACCCGATGGAGCTTTCGCGATTAGGCTAGGACAAGATGCATCAGTAAAGACAAAAGTTAAGGTTAAAAAAGGGTTGTTTTATTCTATGACATTTAACGTGGCTAGAACTTGTGCACAAGAGGAGAAGTTGAACGTTTCAGTGTTGCCGAATTCAGAAGCCAAAGACTGGGGAATCTTGCCAATGCAAACCATATATAGTAGCAACGGTTGGGACACTTACTCATGGGGATTTTTGGCCGAAGCCAATAATATAGAGATCGTTATCCATCACCCGATAGGGGATGAGAAAGACCCGGCTTGCGGTCCTCTCATTGATTCCATCGCGTTGAAGGCCTTATTCCCTCCTAGAAGAACTAATG TTAATATGTTGAAGAATGGAGATTTCGAAGAGGGGCCTTTTGTTCTACCTAAAACCGACAATGGTGGTGTTTTGATCCCTCCTAATATCGAGGACGACCATTCACCACTTCCCGGTTGGATGATCGAGTCACTAAAAGCCGTGAAGTATTTAGATGCCGAACATTATGCCATCCCAAAGGGTAAAAGAGCCGTAGAATTGATTGCAGGAAAAGAAAGTGCGATTGCCCAAGTAGTCATGACTACCCCGGGCAAAGTGTATGCACTTTCTTTTCTTGTCGGTGATGCTAACAACGGTTGCGTGGGGTCCATGATTGTTGAAGCGTTTGCGGGTAAAAGTACACTTCAGGTACCTTACGAGTCGAAAGGTAAGGGTGGGTTCAAACAAGCCGTTCTTAAGTTCAGGGCGGTAACTACACGTACACGAATCAGGTTCTTGAGTACGTTTTATCAAATTAAAGTCGACGGTTCGCTTTGTGGTCCGATCATCGATGATGTTAGATTGGTCGGTGTCCGATATGCTAAACATGGTTAA